From Zingiber officinale cultivar Zhangliang chromosome 5B, Zo_v1.1, whole genome shotgun sequence, the proteins below share one genomic window:
- the LOC121984373 gene encoding mannan endo-1,4-beta-mannosidase 6-like, translated as MGPLSLLFLQTILILGRAPVGRSASGGGDEEEYWGMVRREGKQFVVGGGRQPFYVNGFNAYWLMLLAADESTRAKVSDAFRQASSVGLTVCRTWAFNDGGWRALQKAPSVYDQDVFKALDFVVSEGRKYKIRLILPLVNNWEGYGGKAQYVKWGKAAGLNLTSDEDFFTDPTVKGYYKAHVKTVLTRVNTFTNITYKDDPTIFSWELMNEPRCLSDPSGNKLQDWIQEMAVHVKSIDSDHLLSTGTEGFYGISTPEKLSLNPNPVAGQVGTDFIRNHKTLGIDYASAHIYPDIWISKSVSNDFLQFATKWMRNHIDDTESVLRMPVVFGEYGVSSKDEKFNATFRNVFIDAVYSTLLNSTRRGGSGSGSLLWQLFPEGTEYMDDGYGVVLTKAHNTSNIISLQSKRIQIFNSRCSWKCHWSCKKKSPSHPHLHREL; from the exons ATGGGCCCTCTCTCTCTGCTCTTCTTGCAGACCATTCTTATTCTTGGACGGGCTCCAGTCGGACGATCAGCAAGTGGTGGCGGAGATGAGGAGGAGTATTGGGGGATGGTGAGGAGGGAAGGGAAGCAGTTCGTGGTGGGAGGAGGGCGGCAGCCTTTCTACGTGAACGGATTCAACGCGTACTGGCTTATGCTGCTGGCGGCGGATGAGTCGACGCGGGCCAAGGTGAGCGACGCGTTCAGGCAGGCGTCGTCGGTGGGTCTGACGGTGTGCCGAACCTGGGCGTTCAACGACGGGGGATGGAGAGCGCTGCAGAAGGCGCCTTCTGTTTACGATCAAGACGTCTTCAAG GCATTAGATTTTGTGGTGAGCGAAGGGAGAAAATACAAGATTCGGCTAATTCTTCCGCTCGTTAACAACTGGGAAGGATACGGAGGGAAGGCTCAATATGTAAAATGGGGGAAAGCTGCAGGGTTAAACCTTACTTCTGATGAAGACTTCTTCACCGATCCAACTGTAAAAGGATACTATAAAGCTCATGTGAAG ACAGTTCTCACCAGAGTTAACACATTCACTAACATCACGTACAAAGATGACCCGACCATTTTCTCATGGGAGCTGATGAACGAACCTAGATGTCTCTCGGACCCATCTGGCAATAAGCTTCAG GATTGGATTCAAGAGATGGCAGTTCATGTGAAGTCCATTGACTCGGATCACCTACTGAGTACCGGAACAGAAGGGTTTTACGGCATTTCTACGCCTGAAAAATTGTCGCTCAACCCCAACCCTGTGGCAGGCCAAGTAGGAACCGATTTCATCAGAAACCACAAAACCCTGGGAATCGATTATGCCTCTGCACACATCTACCCAGATATTTG GATATCCAAGTCAGTATCCAATGACTTCCTCCAGTTTGCAACAAAGTGGATGCGAAATCACATCGACGACACGGAGAGTGTGCTACGGATGCCGGTGGTGTTCGGAGAGTACGGTGTGTCGTCCAAGGACGAAAAGTTCAACGCGACGTTTCGGAACGTGTTCATTGACGCTGTCTACTCGACGTTGTTGAACTCGACGAGGAGGGGTGGGAGTGGCAGTGGTAGCCTGCTGTGGCAGCTGTTCCCGGAGGGGACTGAGTACATGGACGACGGCTACGGGGTGGTGCTCACCAAAGCTCATAATACCTCCAACATCATCTCGCTGCAGTCGAAGAGGATCCAAATTTTTAACTCCAGGTGCTCGTGGAAATGCCACTGGAGCTGCAAGAAGAAGAGCCCTTCTCATCCTCATCTTCACCGTGAACTATAA